The proteins below come from a single Cannabis sativa cultivar Pink pepper isolate KNU-18-1 chromosome 3, ASM2916894v1, whole genome shotgun sequence genomic window:
- the LOC133035990 gene encoding uncharacterized protein LOC133035990 produces the protein MEWQFIKEMLYGLQFLIPFVKLIMQCISTPRFSLMFNGTLHGFFESKRGLRQGDPISPLLFVIRMEHLSRLMAKVGDKEDFCFHDRCTELKLNHLAFADDVILFSKGNERSVRYLLQALKLFSVTSGLQPSPTKIALYCSNMEQTVVERLLKLSSFSRQNLPFTYLGIPINAKRISGRECEILIEKMTARIRSWSSRNLSFAERTVLINFVLMAIQAYWSQILILPKRIIRGTEAVFIAYLWKGQSMFQGAGAIN, from the coding sequence ATGGAGTGGCAATTTATAAAGGAGATGCTTTATGGACTTCAGTTTCTAATTCCATTTGTCAAACTGATCATGCAATGTATCTCAACACCTAGGTTCTCTCTGATGTTCAATGGAACTCTCCATGGTTTCTTTGAATCTAAGAGAGGCTTAAGACAAGGGGATCCTATATCTCCATTACTATTTGTAATAAGAATGGAGCATCTATCTAGACTGATGGCGAAAGTTGGAGACAAGGAAGACTTTTGTTTTCATGATAGATGCACTGAGCTCAAATTGAACCACCTTGCTTTTGCAGATGATGTAATATTATTCAGCAAAGGGAATGAGAGAAGTGTCAGGTACCTGTTGCAAGCTCTTAAGCTTTTCTCTGTCACCTCAGGATTGCAACCAAGTCCTACAAAAATTGCATTATATTGCAGTAACATGGAGCAAACTGTAGTAGAGAGGCTGCTGAAACTTTCTAGTTTTTCAAGACAGAATTTGCCTTTTACTTACTTGGGAATACCTATCAATGCAAAGAGAATATCAGGAAGAGAATGTGAGATACTGATAGAGAAGATGACTGCCAGAATTAGGAGTTGGAGTTCGAGGAACTTGTCTTTTGCAGAGAGAACAGTTTTGATAAATTTTGTCCTAATGGCGATTCAAGCATACTGGAGTCAAATTCTTATCTTACCAAAGAGAATAATTAGAGGCACTGAAGCAGTTTTCATAGCTTATCTTTGGAAAGGGCAATCAATGTTTCAGGGAGCTGGAGCAATCAATTGA
- the LOC115709396 gene encoding uncharacterized protein LOC115709396, with amino-acid sequence MINTANGMMSTASSSGNAQSPGLKTYFKTPEGRYKLHYEKTHPSGFLHYTHGKTVTQVTLAYLKDKPSPSTPTSSQSSFTTSGGVRSAAARLLGGGNGSRALSFVGGNGGSKSVSASRVGSLGASSSTNLASTSNFDGKGTYLIFNVGDAIFISDLNSQDKDPIKSIHFSNSNPICHAFDQDARDGHDLIIGLNSGDVYSVSLRQQLQDVGKKLVGAQHYNKDGSVNSSRCTSIAWVPGGDGAFVVAHADGNLYVYEKNKDGAGDSSFPVIKDQTQFSVSHARYNKSNPIARWHICQGSINSITFSTDGTYLATVGRDGYLRVFDYSKEQLVCGGKSYYGALLCCAWSMDGKYILTGGEDDLVQVWSVEDRKVVAWGEGHNSWVSGVAFDSYWSSPNSDGTEETVYRFGSVGQDTQLLLWDLEMDEIVVPLRRPPGGSPTFSTGSQSSHWDTVCPIGTLQPAPSMRDVPKISPLVAHRVHTEPLSGLTFTQESVLTVCREGHIKVWMRPGAADNQSSNGETVLSTSLKEKPLLSSSKAGNSSYKQ; translated from the exons ATGATCAACACTGCCAACGGTATGATGTCAACGGCTTCTTCATCGGGGAACGCCCAATCGCCTGGTCTGAAGACCTATTTCAAAACACCAGAAGGTCGATATAAGCTTCATTACGAAAAGACTCACCCTTCGGGTTTTCTCCACTACACCCATGGGAAAACCGTCACCCAG GTGACTCTAGCATATCTCAAAGATAAACCTTCCCCATCAACCCCTACATCCTCACAATCAAGCTTCACTACCAGTGGAGGTGTGAGATCAGCTGCAGCTAGGTTGCTAGGTGGTGGAAATGGGAGTCGGGCACTTAGCTTTGTTGGCGGCAATGGTGGGAGTAAGAGTGTCAGTGCAAGTAGAGTTGGGTCATTGGGGGCTTCAAGCTCTACCAATTTGGCCTCTACATCAAATTTTGATGGCAAAGGGACTTATTTGATCTTTAATGTGGGGGATGCAATTTTTATAAGCGACTTGAATTCCCAAGACAAg GATCCAATAAAATCAATACATTTTAGTAATTCAAACCCCATTTGTCACGCATTTGACCAAGACGCAAGGGATGGTCATGATTTGATTATTGGGCTGAATTCAGGAGATG TATATTCTGTCTCACTGAGACAACAATTACAAGATGTTGGAAAGAAGCTTGTTGGGGCCCAACACTATAACAAAGATGGTTCGGTTAATAGCAG CCGCTGTACTAGTATTGCATGGGTGCCTGGCGGTGATGGTGCTTTTGTAGTTGCTCATGCTGATGGGAACTTGTATGTGTATGAGAAG AACAAAGATGGTGCAGGTGATTCTTCATTCCCTGTCATCAAAGATCAAACTCAATTTTCTGTTTCGCATGCTCGCTATAATAAG AGTAACCCAATTGCCAGATGGCATATATGCCAAGGTTCCATTAATAGCATCACTTTCTCTACTGATGGAACATACTTAGCAACTGTTGGAAGAGATG GTTATTTACGTGTTTTTGACTACTCTAAAGAGCAACTTGTATGTGGTGGCAAAAGTTATTATGGTGCGCTCTTATGTTGTGCTTGGAG CATGGATGGAAAATACATTCTGACTGGAGGAGAAGATGATTTAGTTCAGGTTTGGAGTGTGGAAGATCGGAAGGTTGTAGCATGGGGTGAGGGGCATAATTCATGG GTCAGTGGAGTGGCTTTTGATTCATACTGGTCATCACCAAATTCAGATGGTACAGAAGAGACTGTATACCGGTTTGGTTCTGTTGGCCAG GACACACAGTTGCTCCTTTGGGACCTAGAAATGGATGAGATTGTTGTACCATTGCGACGACCACCTGGTGGATCCCCAACTTTTAGCACTGGAAGCCAGTCATCCCATTGGGACACTGTTTGTCCAATTGGCACTCTTCAACCTGCTCCGAGCATGAGAGATGTCCCAAAGATCTCACCACTGGTTGCACATCGTGTGCATACCGAACCCCTTTCTGGTTTGACTTTTACACAAGAATCTGTTCTTACTGTCTGCCGAGAGGGACATATTAAAGTTTGGATGAGACCAGGAGCTGCGGATAACCAATCGAGCAACGGTGAAACTGTCTTGAGTACCAGCTTGAAGGAGAAACCTTTATTGTCATCAAGTAAGGCTGGCAATTCAAGTTACAAGCAATGA